The DNA sequence GAGATGTGCGAAGATATCCCCTGTGTGAAAGCCTGCCCCTCTGGGTCGCTGGATCACGCCTTGACCAATATCGACGAGGCCAAGATGGGGATAGCGGTACTGATCGACGAGAAAAACTGCCTCAACTTCAAGGGCCTGCGCTGTGACGTCTGTTACCGCATCTGCCCCTTGATCGACAACGCCATCACGCTCGAGCGGCAGCACAACCAACGCAGCGACCACCACGCCATGTTCCTGCCCACGGTCAACAGCGACACCTGTACCGGCTGTGGCAAGTGTGAACATGCCTGCGTGTTGGAAGAGGCGGCCATTAAGGTATTGCCTGCCCATATCGCGCTCGGAAAGACGGCAACCCACGATACCTATATCAACACCGAAGAGACCACGCTTGAGATGTTAAACAAGGGGCTCACACTATGACAAACGGCATGAGTAATACGAAGATGAAGACGCCAGGTGCGGCTCAGACACGTTTCGCTCAGGCGGCGATAGACGAACTGGGCTGGTGGCGCGCCCACAAGTTCCTGTTCCTGCGCCGTGCCAGTCAGCTGTGTGTGCTGCTCACCTTTGCCATCGGCCCCTGGATGGGGCTCTGGGTACTCAAAGGTAATCTCTCCTCCAGCGAGCTGCTGGGCACTATCCCGCTGTCAGATCCCCTTGTGACCCTGCAAGTGCTGATGACGGGACACCTACCCGAGACCGCGCTGCTTGTCGGCGCGCTGCTGATCGCCCTCTTCTACCTGCTTGCGGGTGGACGAGTGTTCTGCAGCTGGGTCTGCCCGGTCAACCTGGTCACCGATGCTGCGAGCTGGCTAAGGCGCAAGCTACGTCTGCCCCGCACCGCCGAGATGCCTAGAAACCTGCGCTACTACCTGCTGGCCCTGGTGCTGTTACTGCCCCTGGTCACAGGGATCACTGTGTGGGAATGGGTCAACCCAGTGCCTATCCTCTATCGCGCCCTACTGTTTGGCGCCGGTAGCGGCCTGTGGATACTGGCGATGATCTTCTTGCTGGATCTCTTCATCAGTGAACGGGCCTGGTGTGGTCACCTGTGTCCCACAGGCGCCCTGTTTGCCCTGCTGGGCAAAGCGAGCCCGGTCAAGGTATCTGCGGTCAATGCCAGTGCATGCGACAACTGCATGGATTGTTTCGAGGTCTGCCCAGAGCGGCAGGT is a window from the Shewanella loihica PV-4 genome containing:
- the napG gene encoding ferredoxin-type protein NapG is translated as MSQVNRNSKAKGVNRRQFLATTAKAGCAMGLLGLGVSGVAKQSSHLDPMAIRPPGALDEQDFLSACVRCGLCVQACPYDTLKLARWFEGAPTGTPYFTARTVPCEMCEDIPCVKACPSGSLDHALTNIDEAKMGIAVLIDEKNCLNFKGLRCDVCYRICPLIDNAITLERQHNQRSDHHAMFLPTVNSDTCTGCGKCEHACVLEEAAIKVLPAHIALGKTATHDTYINTEETTLEMLNKGLTL
- the napH gene encoding quinol dehydrogenase ferredoxin subunit NapH, with product MSNTKMKTPGAAQTRFAQAAIDELGWWRAHKFLFLRRASQLCVLLTFAIGPWMGLWVLKGNLSSSELLGTIPLSDPLVTLQVLMTGHLPETALLVGALLIALFYLLAGGRVFCSWVCPVNLVTDAASWLRRKLRLPRTAEMPRNLRYYLLALVLLLPLVTGITVWEWVNPVPILYRALLFGAGSGLWILAMIFLLDLFISERAWCGHLCPTGALFALLGKASPVKVSAVNASACDNCMDCFEVCPERQVLKPALKGDNPMIVDSDCTQCGRCIDVCAQRVFQYQNRIALKAENNQ